The segment CCCAGTCAGTAAAACAACCTGTAAACCCATGTCCTTCAGAGTGCTGATGGCCAGATGGGCCTCGGACTTCACAGTGTCGGCCACAGCCAACATAGACACAATCACATCTGAAACAATAATCACAACAAATGGATCTTCTTACCTATGAGTAATACATATAACATCTACCCAACATGACCGAACAGGGAGGGAATGCATGCACCTTAGATTAAACCTCATACTCTCAGGGGGTGTAATTATTCTTCTATTTAAACAGGTTACCAAGGTAATTACAAAGAAGCAGGTATGGTAGCTTCAGTATCCTTTGTAAATGTTCAGAATTTGTTGAACTTACCATCTATGGCACACAAGATTGCTGTTTGACCCTGGTGTTCATGTTCTGTCATTGTCTCGTCCATTTTGTCTGTCACAATCAATCCATTCCTCGTCATCCATTCACGATTTCCTATCAGAACCTTGTAAGGCCTGGAGGCCACAGCACCTAATGAACTGCTCTCTGAAAATATGGTTATAATTGATGTCAGTTTGGCAAATTGACATTACTTTTTAATCTGATCTGAGGGACTGTCATTCAGAGATGAACAGATTAGTTTCTTAATTGATTTCTGGATTATCACCGTGTACTTACGAGATGACAAAACCTTTGAGATGTAAAAGTTAGCAATCAATAattatattcattcaatatacTTTAATAATGAATTTTATGAAACCAGCAGTATAAAACTTTTAATTACGAAGAAAAATCTGAAATGCAAAGAACAAGGTATGGTTTTGGCCAAATCTGCCCTGTcaagaaaattcaccaaaacactaaatttgatatttgagaatgtgccagatttaaaataaaaaatggccATTATTATTTTCTATTCTGTGGTGTTTAGGTGTAACATAACAATAAATCATACAAATAAAATCCTTCTAACTGCAGTTTTAAGATTTCGAAAATTATTTCCAAACCGtaccttgtttttttttttttttgtgatagtgtttcatttataaaattattaagTCCATATCCTACCTTCAATAGTTGCACTGATTTCCTCACCATCAAAGAGAACATTATCAGTTTTTACACGGGTGCTACCCATCAGGTTTTTTCTGTTGTTAATCCCCTCCAGATCTATATCATTCAACAGACCATCAATCTGGGACACTGTACACTTCAGACCACATCCAGGCACTGCTTGGTAGTCCTGAGTCTTACCCAAGGCCTCAGTCTTCAAAGTCTGAAAAATGTATAGTTCTTAGTTTAGGTTTCAACAAAAAGACTTGGATATTGTAAGTTCACTAGGTTATTGTAAAGGTACATTGGAATTGCCAAGGACAGAGTTCTGCAGAACAAGTTTAccaaaacaaacatttaaattccTTTCTTGCAAAGCATCAACATTTTAGCAGTTTTCTTTTTAGAATATCAATATCAGCTTCTCGTACCTGCTTGGCATACTTGACAACAGCTGAGGCCAAAGGATGCTCACTGCTTGTCTCAGCAGTTCCTGCTATGGCAATCAACTTGACAAAGGAACAAACTGAATTTTCTACAAACATTGCTACCCTAGCGACTCGAGGAACTCCATGAGTGACTGTTCCAGTCTTGTCAAACACAATACACTTCAGCTGTATAAAGAAAGAACATCCATACAAAACAGTTATTCTATCAAAAAAATATAGTCTACTTCACAAAAAGTAAACTCCATCtcaaaatttcttgacaagATCTGCTCTTAATCACCTTGTGAGAGCACTCTAGAGGTTCTCCACCCTTGATCAGTATCCCGTTTGAAGCACCAACACCTGTCCCCACCATAACAGCTGTGGGTGTGGCTAAACCTAAGGCACAGGGGCAGGCAATACTCAGTACTGTGATAGCATACTGAAATGCCTTCTGAAATATCACCTCTTCCTTCGAAACTATGCCATCATCCTGTAAGAAAATACAAGCTCACATAAGACTGCACACACTTTTAACTGGAAATGTAGATTTGGAATGTAAGTTGCAGAAGTATGAGATTTAGGAAAGATACAAACCACAAAATCATCATCCACTTTAGAGACATCCACATATCCCACAATGGTCCAAGCAATGACCGTTAGAGAGGACAAAATGACCACGCCAGGTACAAAATATCCAGCAATCTTGTCAGCCAGCTGCTGTATAGGGGCCTAGAgagtaaaaacatttttaaatatatatatatatatatatatatgaatgcatGTCTTCATAAAATAAACAGAGTCAAAGGGAAAGGCAACTCTAGACATTACTGAAAGTGTGATGTTAAAGTTGTCTACCTTAGAAGTCTGTGCTTCCTCTACCAGTTTAACAATTTGTGACAATGTAGTGTCAGCTCCAACATGGGTGGCTTCTATCAGGATCATTCCATTCTGGTTGATGGAGCCACCAATTACAGTAGCACCTGtacataaaacattgaaatgacAATCAAAAAGCAAATGTGTTTAAATCAGGAGTATTTCGGGATTGTATGATAGGACAATTTTCCACAGGTACTGACCTGGCTTTTTAGAGACCGGCATGGATTCTCCGGTGATTAGTGACTCATCGCAGGTTGAGTTTCCTTCAATTATTTTGGCATCCACTGGGATCTTTTCCCCCGGAACCACCTGTATCAAATACAAGTATTAATAATACAGTCAAACATATGACCACAAATCAAATATTCACAATGGCTTGGCTAGCTAGAGATTTTACTTCTAACATAGccatttttaaacaagagataTTCATCCATTATATTCTGCATGTTCATTTATATCCATCTGTTGAGAAATGTAGATTTTACCTTAAGTATGTCCCCTCTCTGCACTAAATCCGTACTTATTGTTTCTTCTTTCAGAATATTGAATTCCTTATCAATTTCCACCAACACCGCCTCTGAGGCCTGCAGAGACATTAGTTTGGCCAAAGCTTCAGAAGTTTTACCCTACAAAAatacaacacaactcaataaaaaatatcacataaattttaaagatcatgactgaaaattgtatattctatattctAATATGGCTTTACTAAACCAAGAAGAGCTGAGAGACTATTAAGAAGTTTGGACTACTTTCtaaagtaataaaaatttaatggAATACAACAATACTGCTGTTTAAATTGACATCAGCTCACCTTAGCTACATGTTCCAGCCATCTTCCAAGGGAGATGAACACCATTAACATGGGGGTTGTCTCAAAAAATGTTACAGGGCTTATTTTCTCCTGCATCACCATGGCGACAATGACCACAATACAGGAATAAACATAAGATATTGTAGTTGCCAAGACAACTAACACATCCATGTTTGCTGCTCCATGTCGAACTGCTTTAAAAGCTTGTATGTAGAAATACCTTCCTCCAATAAACTAAAAACAAACCATAATTTCGCTCATTTTATTCATTTGCATGATGAAACATTATAATGCATGTATTCTGTTTTATAGAAAATCTTGTAGGTATGACGGtcatttacaataaaatcaTACGCATCTTGTGAGATGAAATGATTTTTCAACAGAAATTGCCTTTATTGTACACTGAACCTATGAGCCGCAAGGCTCCtttggtcaataaacaataaatagaaattacagagagaaacACTCACCTGGACTGGTGTGGCCAGAATAAACATGATCAAATTCTCCAGAGAGAGACCTGGATAAACCATAATCTGGTAGTGATCACTTGAGGACACATGAGGTTTGTAAGTAGTTGTGACATTCTCTGAGCTAGAATTGGTGAAAGACGAGTGTTCGTCTGCAGGTGGTTTTGCAAACATGAAGTACATCATGACTGCCACAGAGGGGAGTCCAAAGATGAGGGACCACAAAAATGAGGTTCTCCATCTGTAAGCAATATTGTAATGTAACACAAAGTCTGGCTGTAGTCAACATGTCAAATCAATTTTTAGGTTGTGTGGGTCACAAGCACACTGTTTACATGAAAGGACAAATCAcatttcaccattttttttcattattcacAATACAAATCAAGAAACATAGCCATTACCGTTTGATGTCATCTCTGTGGTCATATCGTGCAGCGTCTTTATCACTGTCTGCATataattctgcttcatatcCCAGGGACtgaaaagtaaagtaaattaAAATCGTATTCCTTCTACGGCATTCTTACTCTtcagtgtaaaaataaaacccaccaaattcaaatatcaaataaattatcaatgtcCATACTACTCAATATAAACTAATGATAACATATAAGTCTTTTGATTATAATATCAGTTTCTAATGCCTCACCTTAATGGCCTCGATAATTGCCCTTGGACCAGTGACCTCTGGGTTATAGGTAAACTTGCCCTTACAGGTGGACAGAGCCACTGAAGCTGATAGCACACCAGGCTTCTTCAGAATCGACGACTCAATCATGTGAACACAAGACGAGCATGTCATTCCTGTTATCTATTAATGATTATAAACacaattaatcaatatatgtacacacacaaaaatcacTCTGAATTTCAATagcatgtacagtaaaacatgcttaaagTGAAGTGCTTGGGACTGACAATAAATATCATACATTATATCCAACAAGCTCATAATATGTTCTataactacagggaatgaaaatcactttgctgtaagtgtgaattcattaaaagcttgtttattgtaaccatgttttactgtagttactAGAAAAACACTGTTCACCTACCAGAAGTTCTACAACTCCTTGACCAAACCCTTCATTCTCTAGGACAGTGGCCTCAAACCCAAGATtggatatttttgttgcaatttGGGAGGGCAACAGGTAGGCAGGGTCATATTTTACCTCCGCCTTTTGGGCCATCAGTGCCACCAAACAACTGTGTATACCTAAGaaacacacaaaatatatatcatatagtGCCAGATAAAAGAGGAAACTTCACTTGGGTTATGAATATAAAGATGTTATGCAGAGACACAGACTATAAAAAAATGTGATATACAGGAGTAAATGTTATATGTACATTCCCTCCTTCCATAGGTGTAATAAAACTACATCTAGAGTGTCATACGCAACGTCCCCTCAGAGGACCCCCATTAAAAGGTCACACATGGGAGAGAATCTGAAACACAGTCCCTTGTAAAATTGATTCGTTGTATTCCCACTTCTATAATATATGTGCAACACTTTCTTATACCATTATAGATTTCATTATCATAAACTAGTTATTTTATCTATTGTTTTGATCATTCATCATCATGGTAAATGCATAGAGCTGACACAAGAGATTTTAAATCTGATTGCCATGATTGAGGAGGGGGGGTCCATTATGCTGAACCTATCAGTACCTTAAATTATGTGTATCTAAATGTCATAAAACATTCACACCTTGCAGACACTAAGCTATTCACTATATGTAAACCAAATCTGATAAGCACAGCAACATCACCTAATGCAGTACATGAAGAAAAAATTGCAATAATTGTAATATATATCTTTCCTCCATGTAAATGAGTCAAAGCTAACTACATGAAACTTTCTTGGGGACCATTTGAAAGTTtataaaaacattcaaatttcaaGACATCTAAGCAAGCAATCACTTAACATAGTCACATGACATGGAAATATCATTGAGACAAGTACTCATTGAATTCAAGGAACTGTTAAAACAGTCTAGAcattactgtagattccttactTTAATTAACATGATAAAATAACTAGCTGATGTCAAATCACCATAACATGATAAAATGACCAGCGGATGTCAAATCACCATAACATGATAAAATGACCAGCGGATATCAAATCACCATAACATGATAAAATGACCAGCGGATATCAAATCGCCATAACATGATAAAATGACCAACATAACATGAAGAGAAGactgtttttacatgtatttctgcaatctaaaaataaaagtgaatAATCTTTTTCAAATGGTTCTTTTCACTAAATTGTGCAATGATAAATTTCTCATGTATATTTAGAAATCTACAGTGGTGTAATTTTTtgaaccaattttttttttaattgaatgaAGAACTTTTGCCAAATCTCTGATAATTTGTAATTGAAGTGCACTGCATGCTCACCCTCTACTTTCAAGAGGTTCTTCTCAATGGTAGCCACACAAGAAGCACATGTCATGCCTGTGACTCGCAGGAAGCACTTCTCCAGATCATCATCCACATCATTGCCTACTTTCCTGAACGAGACCGAGCCTTTATCCATGTCGACCTTCACATTCTCCTGATGAGGGGTCTTCTGCTTGGTGGGGCCATTCTTAGTAGGTTGGACAACTTTCACATCTATTTGAtctgaaataatgaaaactcCCACCATGAACTTCAAGTGCATTACCattttacaataaacatataagAAAATTGAAATTGCAAGCTGATGAACTATTTTGCACAAAATCAAACTGGGAAGTCTGGATACCTGTTGGTAAAGATGCAGGAAAACCCATATCATCAATAGCATCTTTCAGAGTAGTTGGAGTAGCTCTATTTGGGTAATACTCAATAGAAGCATTTTGGTCTCCCAAAGACACTTTGATTGACCTCACTGCAGGATTCTTAGAGATGTGGTCTTCGATGGTCTTCACACAAGAGTGGCAGGTCATGCCCTGAACTCCTATCACCATGGTAACAAAGTCAGGCTCTGTATCGGAGTCTTTAACAGTGGCTTCAAATCCCATATCATCAATCATGCCAGCTATAGCGTTAGGATCAATTATCATGGGGTTATATGTAACAGTGGCCATTTCTTCCTCCAGGGACACAGATATAGACTTTATTCCAGTTTTGGGTGAGATGTTGGTCTCAATATTTTTTACACATGAATGACAGGTCATTCCAATGACAGAAATCTGGCAAACTTTTTCACCACAGATTGATCGTGTGGAGGACTGTCGTGAAGCAAGACGATCAAACTCGCTTTCAACTGAAGACTCCTTTGCCAGGCTGGCCTCAAATCCCATATCCTCTATCTGCTCCCTCAGTGTACCTGGATTTGTGAGGGTGGGATCATACACTACATGTGCCTCTTTATCATTAAGTGAGACCTTTATTTCTCTCACTCCTGGCTTGGTAATCATGGCCGACTCTATTGTGTGCACACAAGACTGGCATGTCATCCCCTCCACTCCAATCCTTGTTGTGAGACCTTTGTCCCTGGTGATGGAGTGAACTGAGGCCTCAAACCCCATATCATCAATGGATTCCGCTATTTTCATAGCTGATATTTTACCCgggttgaactggacataggcCTGATTTTTCTCCAGTGATACAGTTATCCCCAATACGCCATTGATCTCTGAAATTTTGGATTCTATGGATTTGACACATGACTGACAGGTCATGCCACCTACATCGATGATAGCATCCTGGCAGTTGTCCCCCCTGACTGGGTGCACTAACTTGACCTTGGAAGGATAGCCCAGATCCGAGATTTTTTCAGCTAGTATGGGAGGGGAGGTCTCTGTGggactatatgtaatttttgctTCTTTCTCCTCAAGAAATATCTACAAATATAAGTAAAATGTGTCTGAACATAATTCATCTAACAATTCAATCTCACAGCAGTGTccactgtagattccttattttacgtgCTCAATATGGCATGACTCGTATATACATCAAATTGCTTGAACAAGAATCTGCATGTCAtctgttaatcaagagttcttTCATGTATTTTAGCcacagaaaattaaaattgaGTAATTTTATGTAACAAAATTATCTTCCAAAATTAtgtgataataaattcctaGCGTATACATAGGAATCTACAGTTTATCTTTATACAgacatattttgaaacacattttgAGGGACAGTTTATGattattgaattttttgttaATATCGAAGACATCTAGCTAtctcattttcaaaatgaatgaaCTACAGCAGTTCGCATGGTATTGAATTGTTTCACACAGAATTTGTTGAGAACTAAAAGTATTTAGCTATCTGGTTTTCTGTGTAAAACAGAGCTGTTACTGCATCTTAAATGATCAGTTTAAACAAATGAAATCTTGTTCAACTGTAATCAAGAAAAGGTTCTCTTTACTTTTAAACCTGTCTATCTATCTAAGATGACTGCACTTTCCCATCTAACTGTATATTTGACTGAACACTTCATGACAACTTTACGGCAAATCATAAAGCATTGAATTTTTGTTAACACTATTGTTTCAATTATGAAATGGAATTAAATGATTAGAAGTTACTTTTAATATGATCATCCTATCAATGCACAAGAATTGAATTTCCATccaaattttcatttgattaaGTACTccgaaaaatattaaaatcatttcttaaatcaaaacattatataatataGTCTAAGAATTTAAGAAAGAGAAAATTGTTAGTGAATTCATTACCATATTAGATATTGATTTATACAAAGATAATTTATGTCATTAGCATTTTAATCTCATCTGACTTTGTAATTAGGCCTACACTCTTGTTGTTTTGTGAGATTTCAAATGATGTGCCCATTACTACCTTGGCATAAATTTGCCGTACATGGAATTCAGCACGTAACACCTCTCTGTCTAAATTAGATGCAATTCAGCACAGATGAGATTTGTTTTAACATTTctttcaactacatgtacttctttCTTGTACGTAGTTATCTGCtggtggattttatttcatagtatGTAAAATCTCATAGTACTGTAAAAGTGTTTATTTACACTGGGGGTTAAGTACGCGTTTTACCACTTCCAACATTTACACTGGGGGTTAAGTACGCGTTTTTACCACTTCCAACATTTACACTGGGGGTTAAGTACGCATTTTACCACTTCCAACATTTACACTGGGGGTTAAGTATATGCATTTTACCACTTCCAACATTACATGTGGAGAAAGAATACACTACAGTAACTGAATATAACATAtactatataaaatatttataactatacaAGTGGTGGAAATTTATGTGCTTATCATGTGAACGCATAATTAGTGTATATTTCCCCCACGCATAAATAACCTCTATTACAGTATGTAAAATCTAACAAATCTCTCAATTGATGTAAGGGTTTTCTTTCAGTACCCCCTGCTGCATTAGTTGGTTGGACATCCATGAATCCACTTATTCTTGATTTAAATTATATCTTTGAGCATGCCAAGTGTTAGTCAAGGTCTCAACATAATTAATCAGCCCAAGGCCTGGCAAAACACCACAAATTCATTAATGAACAGGACATAactaacttgataaataattattaaacTGTTGTTAAACAATATTGTTGGTTTTAGTAACAGTTCATTAAGACAAACAAATACCAGTATGTTGATATTGTAAAGTTTTTGTCATGTAACTTCTATGTACTCATAATGCTGACACACAATCAAGTcaatgacaaataaattgatgtaaTATATCATGATCATCTATAAAAATTACATTAAGAGGGATATTTGTGaacatgtatatttctatattttgcACCTGTCCCCTATGGGAGGATGTTCACTTTCTGTTATTGAATTTTTGTCATCACCGGCTGCCCACAGATACATTCACTGACATTCACTCTCATTCACACACCACTAAAGCTGTCCTATAAAACATTCATAGAAACACCGGATCCTGCATGAATATGTTTAAGTCATTCACCACCATGTTGCATTAAACCTACAATTTAGTATATAGAATTCTTATTAGTCTATTTCATACAGACTTTCATCACTagttgtaaaaatcaaaatataacattcagtattaAAGTTATACAGAATGGATGTTGATAGTAGTTCCTGTTTTTATGGAGTCTGAGAATCTTGAATTTTGCAAACATTATAATGTACCTAATAAATGAAAGGCCACACTGATTAAGGACAACACTTGTCAAAATTTTTCAAACGGAAGTATGCTAAtgatgcaaaaataaaatcagaaacaCATTCTATTTCCTTATAAAGACATAACACTGGGATCTGTCGATGTGTTGGAGTCCACAGGGCTATCAATATTTTTCTCATGATTTTACACTCAAACTGCAAATTTTTCTAAATGTTGAAGCAAAATTCTTAGTTTAAAATTTCGAACACTAGAAATTTATTGCACATATCCTATATTTTGCATTCATGATAATCTTAATCAATGTGGtatatacctccttaaatgacCCACACCAGATGTCAGTGACACAGCATCAATGGGTTAGAAAGAAACCAAACAGTAGTACAAGTGTAGTACAATGTCAGGTCTATTCTCAAGTTAACAAGCCAAGTCAGTTTCCAGTCTTGTGACCATTCATCTGAGGAAGTTCATCATCATTACTCACAGGATTAACAAGTTCTTATCTGTGTTCAGTATATACTAGAcagttatgttcattttacTGAAATAAATGCACTTTTGTGAGATCATTCAATGTATTTGCTCATGAACAGAGAAAGTAAATGAAAGTgaagaatttaaaattcaaaactaTTTCTAATTCCCCTTTGCATTGCCGATATAATATATTAAGCAATATTGTGACATGCCAAAAAGAACCTCGATTATAAcctgaatattttttttggcAGTGTTTCAGAGAATCATGTGATCAGACAAAGTTGATAATAAGCTTTTAAATTATCACTGGTAAATAAAAAGTGGTAGCATTAAACTACATCAATGTAAAATCTTTTGAAAGAATCTTCATACTGAAAATTATTACAGAAACTGAgcagaaataaaatcataatataACCATTACTAAATTTAATATGCAAGGCCAGAAATATCAACTATTAATTGTGTTTATGCTTAAGTTAGAAGTTGGATTAGGTTGGAATGAGATCAATTATATTTTTGTCTCAAACTTTTATTTTAAGAGTACAGAAAGAAGCATTCAATTACAATCTTAACAAATTGAATATGAGGGGCTCATATTTCACTATTAATACaacttttaaatatgttttgatataAATAACCTTCAAAGTAACTATATACAAATGTTAACTCCAAAAAAAAGATTCTCCTAACaatgtttaaaacatttctaGGGTAAGGAGTATAATTTAGGGGCATGCAGTTAGGTTAGTGGAAACACAGCAATTTTCATTTCAGGCCTAACAaacaaaacttttgaaaatatgtcaTTCCTGTGAGGGAGAAAAAGATAAAAGGAAAGGATGAGAGTGGAGAAGGAGGGAGAGAAGGAAGGAGGGACTATATAAGGGTGGAAGGAGGGAGAAGGGGACCATCCCATCCACCACACCCTCAATTTCTACCAACAATTATGATGGATCAATGATTTCTAACTCCACAGTCATACACAATTAGTGTGTATGTAGCCCAGAAGTTATGAGTCATACACAGTCAAAAGTAGAATCTTCTAGtacaaaatataatacattaaaGTTATTTATATCAACAAACTATTTCACTTCCATGTGTATACGAGTGACCTCAGATTTTGTTACATATTGTATTTCACCAGAATATTGTCTGTTACAGTGTACAAATAGACATAAAACTGTCATTGACAAAAACATTAACATATACTCCATGTTATGTTCACATTTATGTCACCCCTGTGACACCGGACATCATGGGATTTTAGGTTTCGTCACGTCACCAACTGcctatttcatttttcattttcagacTGACAATAAATATGGACACAATAtggaatattaaaacaaaatacagttatcaatttaaaatcatatcaatcaTATCACCAGGTGAACAAAATTCTACTATTCACAGATGATATCAATATGGTTACCAGCTATTCATAATACTTTGGTTGAATCTGTGTAAATGTCATCAACATTTAGAGAAATTGTTATtacaaaaatcaatatcaataaattcttactggcaatttcatgtattttccTTGGTTAGCCATGTTGAACTATTAGTCTGTCTCGGCTGTAAGTGTTTATCTATATGACAGAGAGATCTGCTGACAAAAACACTTAACCTCAGTTTCAGCCAATGAATCACGGGGATTGTTAATAAAACTTTCCTCAAAAGTTATTGATGGATGAAACCACGTGTTCAACACACCAAACTTTGAATTTCCGATTATAAATCACATCACTTCTAACTGTCCCTCTCTAAACAATCTCCTTGTTCATTGTCCACAAGGATGttctatatattgtacatgcagTTATCAGCTAATATTCCCAGCTACAGGATCGCTGAACTGATCTTGATAATGAAAACTGCCAGAGAAATTGACATACATGCATAAAATGCCGAAGGATCAGGTAAGAATTAAGTATTCAATACACACTGCCAGGCTTCCAATTAGAAAACACATG is part of the Ostrea edulis chromosome 2, xbOstEdul1.1, whole genome shotgun sequence genome and harbors:
- the LOC125678271 gene encoding copper-transporting ATPase 1-like isoform X3, encoding MTCQSCVKSIESKISEINGVLGITVSLEKNQAYVQFNPGKISAMKIAESIDDMGFEASVHSITRDKGLTTRIGVEGMTCQSCVHTIESAMITKPGVREIKVSLNDKEAHVVYDPTLTNPGTLREQIEDMGFEASLAKESSVESEFDRLASRQSSTRSICGEKVCQISVIGMTCHSCVKNIETNISPKTGIKSISVSLEEEMATVTYNPMIIDPNAIAGMIDDMGFEATVKDSDTEPDFVTMVIGVQGMTCHSCVKTIEDHISKNPAVRSIKVSLGDQNASIEYYPNRATPTTLKDAIDDMGFPASLPTDQIDVKVVQPTKNGPTKQKTPHQENVKVDMDKGSVSFRKVGNDVDDDLEKCFLRVTGMTCASCVATIEKNLLKVEGIHSCLVALMAQKAEVKYDPAYLLPSQIATKISNLGFEATVLENEGFGQGVVELLITGMTCSSCVHMIESSILKKPGVLSASVALSTCKGKFTYNPEVTGPRAIIEAIKSLGYEAELYADSDKDAARYDHRDDIKRWRTSFLWSLIFGLPSVAVMMYFMFAKPPADEHSSFTNSSSENVTTTYKPHVSSSDHYQIMVYPGLSLENLIMFILATPVQFIGGRYFYIQAFKAVRHGAANMDVLVVLATTISYVYSCIVVIVAMVMQEKISPVTFFETTPMLMVFISLGRWLEHVAKGKTSEALAKLMSLQASEAVLVEIDKEFNILKEETISTDLVQRGDILKVVPGEKIPVDAKIIEGNSTCDESLITGESMPVSKKPGATVIGGSINQNGMILIEATHVGADTTLSQIVKLVEEAQTSKAPIQQLADKIAGYFVPGVVILSSLTVIAWTIVGYVDVSKVDDDFVDDGIVSKEEVIFQKAFQYAITVLSIACPCALGLATPTAVMVGTGVGASNGILIKGGEPLECSHKLKCIVFDKTGTVTHGVPRVARVAMFVENSVCSFVKLIAIAGTAETSSEHPLASAVVKYAKQTLKTEALGKTQDYQAVPGCGLKCTVSQIDGLLNDIDLEGINNRKNLMGSTRVKTDNVLFDGEEISATIEESSSLGAVASRPYKVLIGNREWMTRNGLIVTDKMDETMTEHEHQGQTAILCAIDDVIVSMLAVADTVKSEAHLAISTLKDMGLQVVLLTGDNQKTARAIAKQIGIQKVFAEVLPSHKVKKIKQLQKQGIKVAMVGDGVNDSPALAQADVGIAIGTGTDVAVEAADVVLIKNDLLDVAAAIQLSKKTVRRIRINFFAASIYNLIGIPIAAGIFVPFGLSLKPWMASAAMAMSSVSVVLSSLLLKTFKKPNKDKMLTQKYYAKFAADQELDNISVHRGVESLPSSREGSKQGSIISRLSGRKKPNMPDHVSLLEMGENSDSDSSEHM